In one Brevibacillus composti genomic region, the following are encoded:
- the flgK gene encoding flagellar hook-associated protein FlgK, translated as MRSTFHGLEVSKRGLFAQQSALNTTGHNISNANTEGYTRQRANMQATTGIPYPGMFANVEPGLLGTGVNVVSLQRLREDFLDVQYRNEHKRQGYWDGRLETLEKLEGIMNEPSDTGLQKVMDQMWQSWQDLAKDPTNTSARAVVRERSKAFADTLNSTYKHLEEVQRDLNNVIGVKAMEINSLGEQIASLNRQIADVVPHGYVPNDLYDQRDVLLDKLSKLVEIRTTPGASGTVNVTIEGRDFVNGAQSQPVATQQNANGLFDLTIAGAAFIPTTGYMAGVYESRSQIVPNLMHRLDVLAVNLTKEINDLHRQGVSLNDIKNGTAQDLPFFVDASTPAGGKDYPKGAGTIRIHPDILGSLDAIAAGQPEPGGNTAGNNKNALAIAAIKFTVIQPGPGPMDLKESSSLDDYYRYTIGQLGIDTQEAKRNLQNSEMIVGTIDNHRQSISGVSIDDEMAELVKFQHAYSASARMMTSIDEILDKVINGMGRVGL; from the coding sequence GCGACGACGGGGATTCCGTATCCCGGGATGTTTGCCAATGTGGAGCCGGGATTGCTCGGGACTGGGGTGAATGTCGTAAGTCTCCAGCGTTTGCGTGAAGATTTCCTGGACGTACAATACCGCAACGAACACAAGCGGCAGGGATACTGGGATGGCCGTCTGGAGACATTGGAGAAGCTGGAAGGCATTATGAATGAGCCGTCCGACACTGGTCTGCAGAAGGTCATGGACCAGATGTGGCAATCTTGGCAGGACCTGGCCAAAGACCCGACGAACACTTCGGCTCGCGCCGTGGTTCGGGAGCGTTCCAAAGCGTTTGCCGATACATTGAACAGCACCTATAAGCATTTGGAGGAAGTGCAGCGTGACCTGAATAACGTCATCGGGGTAAAGGCGATGGAGATCAACTCCCTGGGCGAGCAGATTGCCAGCCTCAACCGCCAGATCGCCGATGTCGTCCCGCATGGATACGTCCCCAATGATCTGTATGACCAGCGCGATGTTCTGCTGGACAAGCTCTCCAAACTGGTCGAAATCCGAACGACACCGGGGGCCAGCGGGACGGTAAACGTCACGATCGAAGGACGCGACTTTGTAAACGGAGCGCAATCCCAGCCAGTGGCGACGCAGCAGAATGCCAACGGATTGTTTGATCTGACGATTGCCGGAGCTGCCTTTATCCCGACGACAGGATACATGGCCGGCGTCTACGAATCCAGAAGTCAGATTGTCCCCAATCTGATGCACCGGTTGGATGTGCTGGCGGTCAATCTGACGAAGGAAATCAATGATTTGCACAGACAGGGCGTCAGTTTAAACGACATTAAAAATGGAACGGCGCAGGACTTGCCGTTTTTCGTAGATGCCTCTACGCCAGCGGGTGGGAAGGATTATCCCAAGGGAGCGGGAACGATTCGGATTCATCCGGATATTCTGGGTAGTTTGGATGCGATTGCGGCCGGTCAGCCGGAGCCAGGTGGGAATACAGCGGGAAATAACAAGAATGCCCTTGCCATCGCAGCTATTAAATTTACGGTAATCCAGCCTGGTCCAGGGCCAATGGACTTAAAAGAAAGTTCTTCGCTCGATGATTATTATCGCTATACAATAGGCCAACTCGGTATCGACACGCAGGAAGCAAAGAGAAATTTACAAAACTCCGAGATGATTGTAGGTACTATCGATAACCACAGACAATCGATATCCGGTGTCTCTATCGATGACGAGATGGCGGAGCTGGTAAAGTTCCAACACGCATACAGTGCCTCTGCCCGGATGATGACCAGCATCGATGAAATTCTGGATAAAGTGATAAATGGTATGGGCCGGGTCGGCCTCTAA